In Sebastes fasciatus isolate fSebFas1 chromosome 15, fSebFas1.pri, whole genome shotgun sequence, a genomic segment contains:
- the tmem62 gene encoding transmembrane protein 62 isoform X3 — MERTRWIDIRGNHDAFNIMSLESSNNYYRKYSANQKVGSFHYVHKTPFGNYSFVCADATLTPGPKRPYNFFGILNQTQMDLLDTFRAESLKNNQSIWFGHYTTSTVVSPSPGVRDVMRSAVAYLCGHLHTLGGLMPILHSRHPQGTLELELGDWMDNRRYRVLAFDHDLLSFSDLRFEQWPAVLITNPKDAQYLHPGVEPLGRIRRSTHIRILAFSEALITAVHVSVDGEPLGKCHSAGGPLYVLLWDPSLYLTGLHTIRVKVEDSAGRSSVREQHFTLEDDLTPSFGFVQSFILLTDHYILGRVAFIFIMLLNVGVLLAFRFMRVPSGRGLTSQACMSLHLVSTMDTFFYSLLLFNLCTALGPWFIGELIDGHSGACFAFGVFIDGHFLEGSLTYVVGVVQLLFFNMPLTCYLCWSLHHRCRGNTFRSHFLRPGCRWRTLVVHLFMLMLLTWQAHSCYFLLETYGLIAFFLSPVRTWALGLSLLLVYRAWTGPAPLVRDNSKSVAPS; from the exons ATGGAGCGCACTAGGTGGATAGACATCCGTGGAAATCATG ATGCCTTCAATATAATGTCATTGGAAAGCAGCAACAATTATTACCG GAAATACTCAGCTAATCAGAAAGTTGGCTCTTTCCACTATGTTCACAAAACTCCCTTTGGCAACTACTCCTTTGTCTGTGCGGATGCCACTCTGACTCCAGGACCCAAGAGGCCGTACAATTTCTTTGGTATTCTCAACCAG ACTCAGATGGACTTGCTGGACACGTTCAGAGCTGAGAGTCTGAAGAACAACCAGTCGATCTGGTTTGGCCACTACACCACCTCCACTGTCGTCTCCCCGTCTCCAGGAGTTCGGGATGTGATGAG ATCTGCAGTTGCATATCTGTGTGGCCACCTGCACACACTGGGCGGCCTGATGCCCATCCTCCACAGCCGACACCCCCAAGGCAccctggagctggagctgggcGACTGGATGGACAACCGCAG GTACAGGGTTCTGGCCTTTGACCACGACTTGCTGAGCTTCTCTGACCTGAGGTTTGAGCAGTGGCCTGCAGTGCTCATCACCAACCCCAAGGACGCACAGTACCTGCATCCCGGAGTGGAGCCGCTGGGCCGAATACGGAGATCGACACACATCAG GATCTTGGCCTTCTCGGAGGCCCTAATCACAGCGGTGCATGTGAGCGTAGATGGGGAACCTCTGGGGAAATGCCACTCCGCTGGAGGTCCTCTCTACGTTCTGCTGTGGGATCCATCTCTCTACCTCACTGGACTGCACACCATCAGAGTTAAAGTGGAG GACTCGGCAGGCCGGTCGTCAGTGCGGGAGCAGCACTTTACTCTGGAGGACGACCTGACTCCCAGCTTTGGTTTCGTGCagtccttcatcctcctcacaGACCACTACATCCTGGGCCGAGTGgcctttattttcataatgctGCTGAATGTCGGGGTGCTGCTGGCCTTCAGGTTTATGCGTGTTCCTTCTGGGAGAG GGTTGACCTCCCAAGCATGTATGTCCCTCCATCTGGTCAGCACAATGGACACCTTCTTCTactctctgctgctgttcaaCCTGTGTACAGCCTTAG GTCCGTGGTTCATAGGAGAGCTGATAGACGGCCATAGTGGTGCCTGCTTCGCCTTTGGGGTGTTCATCGATGGTCACTTCCTGGAGGGCAGTCTCACTTACGTTGTTGGAGTCGTTCAA CTGCTGTTCTTCAACATGCCCCTCACCTGTTATCTCTGCTGGAGCCTCCACCACCGTTGCCGCGGCAACACCTTCCGATCCCACTTCCTGCGGCCGGGCTGCCGCTGGCGGACTCTTGTGGTCCACCTCTTCATGCTGATGCTGCTCACCTGGCAGGCCCACTCCTGCTACTTTCTCCTGGAGACCTACGGGCTCATAGCCTTTTTCCTGTCTCCGGTCCGCACGTGGGCGCTAGGGCTCAGCCTGCTATTGGTGTACCGCGCCTGGACAGGCCCCGCTCCTCTCGTTCGCGACAACAGCAAGAGCGTCGCTCCCTCTTGA